Within the Thermostichus lividus PCC 6715 genome, the region GAGGACGGTTTCAATCCCCTCACTGTGGGTTTGGCGGACAAAGGTAATTTTCAGTTCCTCTAGCCATGTTACCAGTAACTCCTGAATGGCTTTACCCACCTGTTCGCGCTGCATTTCTTGGATGAGGGTTTGACCAAATTTCTGCGCCAGTTGACTGACCAGCAGGGTGCCTTCGCGCGGAAGGCTGGCTTGGCTGTGGGCACTGCGCTCTATTAACCCTAGCAGGCGATCGGTAAGCTGTTTGGCAATGTCGTGCCGCCACTGAGCCGGTAGTTGCTGGAGGGCAGGAATTTCCGTCAGGCGGCGATAGGGCGGAGCTTGGCGAAACACTTGATCGACGCTGTAAGCCACCAGTGCCTCGATGTCTGGCCGCAGTTCCGGGATCACTCGGTACAGCACCACCTGAACCATCAGGGCAGCCACCTCCCCCAGTTCATCCACATCATTGCTGGCCGCCAGATCCCGGGCATGGGGGAGCCAACGGCCAAATTGTCCCCGCTGGATGGCTTTTTGAAGCTGAGTGAGCACCTGCAGAACCACCACTTCAGAAACGTCCGTGGCGATCGCCGCCACCACCCCCTGAGACGCTTGCTCTTCGAGGCTATCTAGACAGATCACGTCCGCTTGGTCAAGGCGAATAACAACTGGGATAATCCGCAGCCATCCCCATGTCGGCGCTAACCACCAAAAGGGGAAAAAGAGCAGGACATCGTACCAGCGCCACAGCATGGCATCCCGCCAATGGTACGCCCGATACTGGCGACTCAACCAAAAGGTACGCGCCAAAAACTCCACAAAAAACAGCAGGTTAAAGGGAATATCAATGGCATCAAAGTGGTTGATAAAATTGCCATCCTCACCGTAGGCGCGCCAATAATTGCTGGCCATCAGGGGCACAATGTGCTGCTCAAACCATCCTAGATTCTGCTGCCAGTCGTTGGCGTTGATGTAGGCCGGACTCCAAAAGCGTGAAAACGCCTGTCGAGACGAGGCCTCACGATTCCCAAATACCTTAAGCCGCATCAGGTTCTTAATGCGCTCAAGGGTGCCCGTTTTGTTGGCAAGGGCAAAGGGATCGGTGTCCACTATAACTTCGCTGTGCCGCCGCAACTGTGCCAGTAAGGCTGCGGTGGCTGGGGCATCTACCCCCTGGGTTTCAATGGTTTGCCGCAGTTGGGCAACCATGGCGATATACTGCTCGGTTTCGCGGTGGGGTTCAATGCCTTTAATGGGATCGTACAGTGGGGCGATCGCAAAGGGCTGAGGAACGTAAATGATGCGCTGAATCAGCGGAATGCGAACTTTCCCCAATAGCCAAAAGTCCCGTAGCGGAATATAGGTGAGGTCAAAGAGCACTAAGAGCAAGTTCACGCTGGCGATCGCCACCATGATGCGTTCGTACGTCCGGTTGAGAGGCTTATCAAACATCAGCACAACTCCATCACACCGCAGCTATTCCAGTCTCTCCTATCGCGCTGATCTTGGGCTGGCGTTACTGCCCAAAAAAATGAGGAGCGCATGGAAGTACGACCATCTGTGGCAAGATGGGGGCGATGTAGAGTTTGATCACCAATGCACATCCTCATTCCTGCGGCTGGAATGGGCAAGCGGATGGGAGCTGCCCAGAACAAATTACGCTTGAGCGTGCTAGGGCAACCGCTGCTGGCATGGACCCTACAGGCGGTTGCCGCTGTACCGGCCATTGAATGGATTGGCATCATTGGCCAGCCCGAGGATTTCCCGGTTTGGCAGACCCTCATTACCGATTTAGCCATTCCCCAACCTATCCTGCTGATCGAAGGGGGTGATACACGCCAAGCATCTGTATATAACGGCTTGCGCGCCCTGCCTACCCATGCCAGCCACGTCCTGATCCATGATGGTGCCCGCTGCTTGGCTACACCCGCCTTAATTGAGCGGTGCGTTCAGGCACTGGAGACCTATGACGGATTTGTGGCAGCGATACCTGTAAAAGACACGATTAAAATCGTGGATGCGGCTGGTGTCGTGAGCCAAACACCGGATCGCAGTACGCTGTGGGCAGCACAAACGCCGCAAGGGTTTCGGGTCGATTACCTCCTCAACGGTCATGCCACGGCGGTAGAGCAGGGCTGGGAGGTGACCGATGATGCCGCCTTATTTGAGCGACTCGGGCACCCCGTCCACATTGTCATGGGTGAAGACACCAACCTTAAAATTACAACTCCCAGCGATCTCCCCCTTGCAGAGCGCATCCTACAGCATCGCTGGGAGCATGGCTTGGGTTCCCCTTATGCCAAGGTTTCAGGGCAGTAGCCCAAGCCCTGAATAAACTGTTTGCGAAACGCCTCAATGTCATCGTAGTTGGGAGTCCCGTGGGAGACCACAGCCACTTGGTAGCGGCGCATCACATCTACCATGGGTTGTCCTGTCTCGAGTGCCCATAGTGCCATTTTCAACGAAATCCCCGGCGTGTAGGGAAACCCCAACTCGTTTAAGAAGGCGCGAAAGTTTCCTGCTTGCTCATCAGATAGGGGTGTGTGCATTTTAACCCGCACCACCCAGCCATCCACCTGATGAATTACTGTGACAAACTGAACCGGCAACTTAGCATATTCGTGTAAGAATTGCACAACCCGCAGGGTAAGGCTGGCGTTGCTCAGGTGGTAGATGAAATCCATAGTGTGACCCTCTTACCCTTACACTTTCATTGTCGGTGACCCACCTGCCGCCGCCTAGGGGAATTCTCCGCGATCGCGTGGGGGAAACTCCCCAATCTCCCATGAGGGCTGTTCACGCTTGTGACAGTCGTTTTTGCGCCGCCCCCGCAAACAGTTGGTGGGCGCTCTTGAGAATGGCAGGAATGGCTTGGCGATGGGGACTCTTGGCTAAACAGGCGCTGAGGTCTAACTGATCAACGTGAGCTGCATTAGCTCCCGGAAACCAGTGACCGCCGTTCCCGAGTAGGTTATAGCGCATACGGGCATAGTCCACCAAGTCGTAGGCTTGGGCTAAGTTCCACAGCCAAAGAATCGTAGGAATATTCACCTCGCCGGGCGTGTGGTGATAGGGGGGCAGCCCGTGGTGCCATGTATGGTACCAATCAGCGCCAAGGCGTTCAATGGCAGCCTGCTCTAGCCGCGCTACAATCGGCGGCAGCAGCATCTCGGCTTGGTTCAGTAGGCTTAAGACCTCGAGATGGGCCTCAAAGTCACTGGGGCGAGCTGCCCCCACACTGAGGGTATGCACCTGAGGATGCGAAAGACAAAAGAGATCATTAAAGACCATTGGACTCAACGGAGCGCATAGCTGGGAAAGGCGAGGGGGTGGGTTGTACAGCATTCCCCCTTTGTCCGCAGGGCTAATGATAAAGACCCCCATATCCCGGGCGTGAGCGTCTAGAATGGCAGGCCAATTTTGTTGGTTGATGTAGTACCAGTGCAAGTTCACGTAGTCAAACACATCACTGGCGATCGCTTGGCGAATCACCTCAAGACTGCCGTGGGTAGAAAACCCCACAAAGCGGATACGGCCTTGGGCTTGGAACTGGCGCACCACCTCCAAGCATCCCCCCGGTCGCAGTACCTGTTCAAGGTGTTCCGGTAAGTTAATGCCGTGGATGCCCAGCAAATCAATGTAATCCAGCCCCAGATTCTGCAATGAGGTTTCTAAATTCTCACGAAAGTCTCTGGCATTGGCTCGCGGCCCAACCTTGGTTTGCACAATTAGTTTTTCTCGGGGCAAGCGCGGCAAAATTTTGCCCAACTGCACTTCCGAGGTACCATAGCCACGAGCCGTTTCGATATGGTTAATGCCGAGGTCTAAAGCTCGCTGGATAGTCGCTTCTAAATTCCGCTGATTCTCTGCCGGAATGGTGCTAGGGGGCACGTCCTGCCATGAAAATTGATAGCGCATCCCCCCACAGGAGAACACTGGCATGGCTAAATTAGTGCGACCAAAACGACGATAGAGCATTGGACTCCCCCTTCAGAAATTCAGGCGGCAACAAGTTCAGCAAAGACGAGTGTGGCCTCCTGTGCGAGCGCCGAGTGGCATCGGTCGCGGTGGTACAAACGGAGAGCCGTGGCCATTGAGTGCCTGCTGGCTCAAAGGGAACTGTCTCGCTTTTTCTTGGTGACCTGTCGCCATAGGGTTGGCACAAAGAAAATAAGAAAGGCCACCTGAGCGGTAAAGGTCCAGCCGTAGTACCGCAGTACAGGATGGAGATCAAGCTGCCCCATCACCCCCAGACTGGCCATTGTCCAAAACAGAATAAGCGCCGGCACCAGCAGGCGACGATTGCGAGAGGTAGCCATCGGGGGTTACTGCGGTAAGGTGTCAGTTTGCAGGTTTTGCATCCGGGCTTTGGCTTTGGCGGCACTTTTTTTCAGCGCCTGTAGGCGTAGCTCATAGCGTTTGCGTTGGCGACGGTTGGGGCTTTGCTCAATGAGTAGTTTGAGGGCACTGCCCAAACTTTTGTAGGCATTGGGCAGCTCGTAGCCGAACCGCGTGGCGAGGGCGATCGCCCGTTCATCTGCTGCGATCGCCTCCTTAAGAACTTTTTCACCGTTATTACGTTGATACAGTCGCCAGCCAGAAAAGCCACACAGTCCCAGTGCCAGCAACAGGAGTAAACCATCCTGTACCCAGAGTTCACCCACGGCGCCACCCAAGCCAATGGCTAAGGCCGCCATTTCCCAACCGTCGCGAGGAATAGTGTCATTTTGAATCCGCGCCACCTCATGCCAAAAGAGTAAATTACGTTGATCCTTTGCCAGTTGATCCCACCGCGCTAGGTCGATCTGAATTTCCACCTCATCCTTGCCAATTTCTTCGCAGGTAATCAGAGGCGGGTTCACGCCACTGGCCGGCTCAATCATTACCCAGCTTTGCAGTTCAGGCGGTAGCAGTGCCTTGAGGCGGCGCAATTCTGCTAAGTCAGAGCGAGCCACTGAGGAAGCAGCAGAGGTCATAGCACAGTCCTAAGATATAACGTTATTTTACAGCTTGAGAGTATCTATGAAGCTCACACCACCCGCTGACGCGAGGTAGTGGTGTCGGTGCTAACCTGAGAATTGAGAGTCCACAGATCACTAGCCGAGAAATCAGGAAGGAATTTCGTGCTTTCCTAAACTCCTACTACTGGAAGCCTTTCTTCTGGAAAAGGGGTTATGGATTTGTTTCCGCTGGTGGGGCATCTCTGGAAATCCTGAAAGAGTACATTGAGAACCAGGGCTACAAGGACTAGATCTATTGGCAATTCCGCTTTGCTCCATTGCCGCAACCTAACCCCACCCTGCTAAAGCGAGGATGGGGAGTGCGGTCTAACTTTGTTCAACCACTCAAAAAACCGAGTTATTGCCATTTGGAATTGGTATGTTCTAAGAATATGGCGCTAACCTCCGATCTGATACATGGCATGGTGAACTTCAGCAGCCCGAATCGCCGGTTTCATGCCAAGAACTTGTTGATAGGCCTCTTGTCGTGCCTGAGCATCCAGCCCTCGCAGAGCGACCCCCGCTTCTTTGAATAAACATGCCCGCAGAACCCCATCCGCCGAGAGTCGCCAGCGTGAACAGTGATGACAAAAAGGCTGCGACTCTGAGGCAATGAACCCAATCTGGGCACCACAGGCGGTGACAAAGTTAAAGGACGTGGCATCTTGGGGACGGGGCACAGGTTGCAGATCGTAGTGACCTTGGAGTTGGCGAATCATCGCTGCCGCACTGATAAATTGACTATGGGGTAGATGACAGGCATAACCAATGCGCATTAGCTCCAAAAACCGTACCTCAATCCCTAGGGATTTTGCGTATTCCACCATCGAAACTAGCTCGTGATCGTTGACCCCCTGCATCACCACCATGTTGAGCTTGACCTGAAACCCTTCGTTCACCGCACGGGCGATCGCCCCTTTCACCACCTCCAACTGTTGTCCATGGGTAATGGTTGCAAAGGTGTGCGAATCAAGGCTATCTAAACTGATGTTCAGCCGCCGTACTCCATACTCTGCCAACACACCTAAATAACTAGATAAACGCAGGCCATTGGTGGTCAAGCTCAAGTCTGGCACCCCCACCGCTGCTAACGCCGCGAGAATTTCAGGAAATTCTGAACGCAGCAGTGGCTCTCCCCCCGTCAGCCGCACCGCCTCCACCCCTAGGGCAACCAGTTCTGCCACAATGGTCGCGTATTCCGCCACCGTCAGGTAATGCTGTGGCGGCATAAAGGTTGCGTCTGTTGGCATACAGTACGTACAGCGCAAATTGCAGCGATCGGTAATCGAGAGACGGAGCTTGCGAATGCGCCGCTGGTGAGTATCTACAAGGTGTTGGCTTGGGGGACTGGCAACCATAACCATCCTGCGTGACATCCTCCCGACACTACCCCTACGGGTACAGGGCGGGACGTATTGCTTCCCGAACCCCTCATTAGTTAAACCCAAGGGCAGGTTCCATTCACCTACTCTTGAGAGCAACGGGACTGACGGGGCTCGAACCCGCAACTTCCGCCGTGACAGGGCGGTGCTCTAACCGATTGAACTACAGTCCCAATTTTTGAGCGATCTTTAACCTAGCAAAACCCTACAGCGCTGTCAATACACCATTGCGGTGAACCCCTAGCACAACCGCAATGAGATAGAGGGAGCCACACACAACCGCATGGGGAGGAGATGCCGCTAACGCCTCTAGTATGCTGCCAAAACACCGACACTCTGCCACCTCAGGACAGCATTGGCGTGCCAGCGCAGCTAAGGTATCGAGGTCGGCGCTCTGGTGCGCAGGCACAGGCACCAGCCAGAGGCGATCGCCCCGTCGCAGAAGTTGCTGGAGAATCCCGGCGTGATCTTTGTTGGCCAGCATCCCCACCACCCAAGTCACTGTCGGCCACCCCAGTTGATCCACGTACTGCCGCAGATAGGCGGCTGCTGGCGCGTTGTGGGCACCGTCAATCAAAAGGCCTTGCCCCTGCCAAGATAACCATTGCAGTCGCCCTGGCCAGCGGGTTTGCCCCATCCCCATTTCAATAGCCTCAGGCGCAATGGACCAACCCTGCTGTTGGAGTTCTTGCACCGTGGCGATCGCCAACGCTGAATTCACCAGTTGCATCTCCCCAGCAAGGGGCAATGGATAGTCAATCCCCCGCCAGGTTGCCCACCCGGGGCGCGCCGACCACTGAGCCGGCTCAGGCCACACCGCAGGGCACTGTAGCTGCTCGAGGCGAGTTTGGATAACCGCTTGCGCTTCTGGTGGCACTGGTCCAATGATTGCGGGTCGGTGGGATTTGAGAATCCCCGCCTTTTCACCGGCGATCGCCCCGAGGGTATTGCCGAGGCGCTGCCAATGATCCCAGCCAATGGAGGTAATCACACTCACCAAGGGGGGTGGGCAGACGTTGGTGGCATCGAGCCGTCCCCCCAGCCCCACTTCGATAACCGCAATGTCCACCCGCTGCTCAGCAAAATACAGCCATGCTGCAGCAGTGACCAATTCAAACTGGCTGGGCTGGTAGGTCAGTTGGGGTAGCACCCCCTCGATCCGGCGAATCAGCGCTAAGAAATCGTCCACGGCAATTGCCGTACCATCAACGCAAATGCGCTCACACCAACTCAACAGGTGCGGCGAGGTGTAGCGACCAGTGCGATAGCCCGCCGCCCGCAGGACACTGTCAAGGTAGGCGCAGACTGAGCCTTTACCATTGGTGCCTGCCACATGGATCAAAGGAACCCGCTCCTGCGGTGCTCCGAGGGCACTTAAGAGTTCTTGGATAGGCTCTAGCCCCAAACGCACCCCAAAACGACTGTAGGGTGCGAGGGCTGATGTAATGGCATCTGTTGACGTTAAAGGCACAGAATGAGAGCATCCCCCAAACGAATGTTAGCGGGGTTCGCGGCGACCGTTCCGCCATGTTGCTACCAAGCGGGAGCCGTCGGGCAGTGTAAACACCCCTTGCCCATCGAACAGGCCATTGCGAAAATTCCCCGTATAGCTGGTGCCATCCCCAAAGGATAGCGTCCCCATTCCATGGTACTGACCCGCTTCAAATTTGCCTTCGTAGCGGGTACCATCGGCAAAAGTTAAAACGCCATTGCCATGAAACTGGCCATTTTGGAAGTTGCCTTCGTACCGTTGACCATTGGCCAGCTCTAAAATCCCTTTGCCATTGAAGACCCCATCCACAAACCCGCCTTCGTAGCGACCCCCATCCGCATAGGTCAGCACTCCTTGGCCATGGTAACGACCATTGCGAAACTCCCCCTCGTAGCGGTTGCCGTTAGCCATCGAGAGAATCCCTTGACCGTTAAAACGACCATTCAGGAGTTCTCCTTGGTAAGTGCTGCCATCGGGAAGGGTCATTGTCACATCCCCCGTAACCCGCTGACCTTCATAAACAGCAATTTGCGCCATCGCTGGGAGCAAAGGAAGCGTTAACACCCCCAACCCCAGCAGGGCAAGAACAAGGCTGTTGGGGGCGATCGCCCGAGGGCGGACGAGGGCAAGGCTAGGGCAACGCAAATTAGTCAGCACTGGATACTCCGAACACTTGCGGGCAATTGCAACTTTCTTAACTGGCACATGCAGCAACCTATGCAGAATTTGGGCAGTGATTCCGGTATTTTGTAATTGCTGATACATTTGGCCGCGCTCCCCTTCAGGGATGATCAAGCAAGGAATTGCCTATATTGCTAGTTTGCGGCTCAACCCTTGGTATCCCTTAAGAGTTGAGGCTGGTGGGGGTATCTGTAAATTGTCTTCGCGTGACTGGAAAACTAAACCTATGAAGCTGCGCTCTGTGTCCCGTCGTTGGTTGCGTTTGAACCATCCCTTGAGTTGTTTGCTGTACCTACCCCTGCGCCGTACCCTGCTGGTGTTTGCTGGGATGATTGGGGTGCTCTCGGCAACGGCTGCCCTTGGCCAAGATACTGCCGCCTCGAGCGATATTCCCGAAGCCGTGGCGGTGGTGCTCAATACGCTCTGGGTTCTTTTTGCAGGGGTGTTGGTATTCTTCATGAACGCGGGCTTCGGTATGCTGGAGACCGGCTTTTGTCGAGCTAAGAACGCAGTCAACCTCCTCTCAAAAAATCTCATCGTCTTTGCCCTCTCCAGCATTTCCTTTTGGTCCATTGGGTTTGCCCTCATGTTTGGGGATGGCAACGCCTTCATGGGTTTGAGTGGTTTCTTTTTGCTAGGCTCCGATAACAGCCCCGCCACGGAAAACTACAGCGGAGTTTACGACGCTCTGAGTTGGGCAGCAGTCCCCTTGTACGCCAAGTTCTTTTTCCAACTGGTGTTTGCCGGTACAGCCGCCACCATCGTCTCAGGGGCAGTTGCTGAGCGCATTAAGTTCTATGCTTTTTTTGTCTTTAGCTTGTTGTTGGTGGGGATCTCCTACCCAATTACCGGTCACTGGATTTGGGGTGGGGGTTGGTTGCAGAAGATGGGAATGTGGGACTTTGCGGGTTCAACGGTGGTTCACTCCGTCGGTGGTTGGGCGGCCTTGATGGGGGCAGCACTGCTTGGGCCGCGCTTAGGCCGCTATATGGAAGACGGCTCAGTGGCGGCGATCCCTGGCCATAATTTTGCCATTGCTACCCTTGGTTGCTTAATTTTGTGGTTAGGGTGGTTTGGCTTTAACCCGGGCTCGACCATGACCGCAGATCCACTGGCGATCGCCCACATTACGGTCGCAACCAATATGGCCGCCGCCTTTGGTGGGGTTACGGCAACGGTAGTCTCCACCTTGTACTTTGGTAAGCCGGATCTCTCAATGATCATTAACGGCATTCTGGCAGGCTTAGTCGCCATTACTGCCCCCTGTGCCTTTGTTACCCTTGAGAGTGCCATTCTCATCGGGATCATCGCGGGTATCATCATTGTGTTTTCAGTGGTTATTGTGGATCGTCTCAAAATCGATGATCCGGTCGGTGCCATTTCCGTCCATTTGGTCAATGGTATTTGGGGCACCTTGGCGGTGGGTCTATTTGCCGATGGCCCAGGGAAGCTCTACGAAGACGGTCCCCTTAAGGGGTTACTGTGGAGCGGGGATGTGACCCAACTGTGGCATCAGTTAGTGGGAGTGCTAGCAGTAGGGGGCTTTACAGTACTCTTTAGTACGGCAGCTTGGCTATTACTGAAGGTAACGATGGGGATTCGCGTGTCTCCAGAGGAAGAAATCGAGGGGTTGGATATTGGCGAGCACGGGATGGAAGCCTACGCCGGGTTCCTATTCCGCGAAGAGGTCAAGGGCTTTGTGGATCTGCTGAAACGGATGTCTGGGAGTGGCCGCTAGGTTCCGCACTGTTGGGTTATCACTGCTGTTGGGGCTAGGCGCCGTGCTGCTGCTGAGTCCCTTAATCGTTGTGGTGTGTACCTCCGGCTGGCCTGCGGGTGCACTTCCTAGCCAACTGCTGCCGCCTCAGGGGTGGACATGGCAGAGCTACCAAAGCGCTTGGGCGCAGGGGCATTTTATCCGTGCCTTTGCTAACTCTACCCTAGTGGCATTGGCGGTAACGGCCTGCCAGCTATTTACGTCCGCGTTGGCGGGCTACGCCTTAGCGCGCTTACAGTTTCGCGGCCAGCAGTTGATTCTGGTGCTGATGCTGGCAACGCTGGTTATTCCCTTTCAACTGCTGGTGATCCCAATCTTTTTGATCTTGAAGGCAGGCCATCTGATTAATACCTACGGCGCGTTAATTCTACCAACGGCTGCCAATGGCTTCGGGGTCTTTCTGATGCGGCAATTCTTCTTGACCTTGCCCGTGGCACTTGAGGAAGCAGCGTTCTTGGATGGCGCTAGCCGCTGGCAGGTGCTGTGGCATATTTTGCTGCCCCTGAGTCGGCCTGCCCTCGTCACGCTATTTATCTTTACTTTCATTGGCGAGTGGAATGACCTGTTTAAGCCCTTGGTGTTTACGACGAAACCGGAACTGGTGACGGTGCAGCTTGCCTTGGCGAACTTTCAGGAACAGTTTACAAATGACTGGCCGCTGATGATGGCCGCAGCCGTGATTGCTACGGTGCCGGTGATTGTGTTGTTTGCCCTTGGCCAGCGACAGTTGATTCGCGGCATTGCCACGACTGGCCTGAAGTCCTAGGGTGCCGTTCGGAAAACCGTACTGCAACCCGAGTTGCGATCGCCAACACCCTCTCGCTACATTAGCACTCGGAGGTAGAGAGTGCTAACACCAACGTCTCGACTCCTTGACTGCTGCGCGATCGGACAGAGCCGTGCAGCATGACGTTTACCCTTACTCTTACGATTGGGAGATCAGTACGCTATGGCAGCCGTATCTCTAAGTGTTTCAACTGTAAAGCCTTTGGGCGATCGCATTTTTGTCAAAGTCAGCGAAAGTGAAGAACGCACGGCTGGGGGCATCTTGCTGCCCGACAACGCCCGCGAAAAACCCCAAGTGGGTGAAGTCACCGCCGTTGGCCCTGGCAAACTAAACGACGACGGCAAACGCCAGCCAATGGATGTGAAAGTGGGCGACAAAGTGCTGTACTCCAAGTATGCCGGTACCGAAGTCAAGCTAGCCGGTGAAGACTACGTTCTGCTTTCGGAAAAAGACATTCTGGCAGTGGTTGCCTAATCACTTGCCTTGCAACATCTCATTACTGTTGAACAACTGAGGTAGGAAACACCTATGGCAAAACGTATCATCTACAACGAAAATGCTCGTCGCGCCCTTGAAAAAGGCATGGACATCTTGGCTGAGTCCGTGGCTGTCACCCTTGGCCCCAAAGGTCGTAACGTCGTCTTGGAAAAGAAATTTGGTGCCCCGCAAATTATTAACGACGGCGTCACCATTGCCAAAGAAATTGAACTAGAAGACCACATTGAAAATACGGGTGTTGCCCTGATTCGCCAAGCTGCCTCTAAAACCAACGATGCCGCTGGCGATGGTACTACCACCGCTACCGTGCTAGCTCACGCCATGGTCAAAGAAGGGCTACGCAACGTTGCAGCCGGAGCGAACCCCATCTCCCTAAAACGCGGCATTGACAAAGCTACCCAATTCTTAGTGGATAAAATTGCTGCCCACGCTCGCTCCGTCGAAGACTCAAAAGCCATTGCC harbors:
- the moaA gene encoding GTP 3',8-cyclase MoaA, producing MVMVASPPSQHLVDTHQRRIRKLRLSITDRCNLRCTYCMPTDATFMPPQHYLTVAEYATIVAELVALGVEAVRLTGGEPLLRSEFPEILAALAAVGVPDLSLTTNGLRLSSYLGVLAEYGVRRLNISLDSLDSHTFATITHGQQLEVVKGAIARAVNEGFQVKLNMVVMQGVNDHELVSMVEYAKSLGIEVRFLELMRIGYACHLPHSQFISAAAMIRQLQGHYDLQPVPRPQDATSFNFVTACGAQIGFIASESQPFCHHCSRWRLSADGVLRACLFKEAGVALRGLDAQARQEAYQQVLGMKPAIRAAEVHHAMYQIGG
- a CDS encoding aldo/keto reductase, with product MLYRRFGRTNLAMPVFSCGGMRYQFSWQDVPPSTIPAENQRNLEATIQRALDLGINHIETARGYGTSEVQLGKILPRLPREKLIVQTKVGPRANARDFRENLETSLQNLGLDYIDLLGIHGINLPEHLEQVLRPGGCLEVVRQFQAQGRIRFVGFSTHGSLEVIRQAIASDVFDYVNLHWYYINQQNWPAILDAHARDMGVFIISPADKGGMLYNPPPRLSQLCAPLSPMVFNDLFCLSHPQVHTLSVGAARPSDFEAHLEVLSLLNQAEMLLPPIVARLEQAAIERLGADWYHTWHHGLPPYHHTPGEVNIPTILWLWNLAQAYDLVDYARMRYNLLGNGGHWFPGANAAHVDQLDLSACLAKSPHRQAIPAILKSAHQLFAGAAQKRLSQA
- a CDS encoding DUF3318 domain-containing protein, producing MTSAASSVARSDLAELRRLKALLPPELQSWVMIEPASGVNPPLITCEEIGKDEVEIQIDLARWDQLAKDQRNLLFWHEVARIQNDTIPRDGWEMAALAIGLGGAVGELWVQDGLLLLLALGLCGFSGWRLYQRNNGEKVLKEAIAADERAIALATRFGYELPNAYKSLGSALKLLIEQSPNRRQRKRYELRLQALKKSAAKAKARMQNLQTDTLPQ
- the ispD gene encoding 2-C-methyl-D-erythritol 4-phosphate cytidylyltransferase — encoded protein: MHILIPAAGMGKRMGAAQNKLRLSVLGQPLLAWTLQAVAAVPAIEWIGIIGQPEDFPVWQTLITDLAIPQPILLIEGGDTRQASVYNGLRALPTHASHVLIHDGARCLATPALIERCVQALETYDGFVAAIPVKDTIKIVDAAGVVSQTPDRSTLWAAQTPQGFRVDYLLNGHATAVEQGWEVTDDAALFERLGHPVHIVMGEDTNLKITTPSDLPLAERILQHRWEHGLGSPYAKVSGQ
- a CDS encoding bifunctional folylpolyglutamate synthase/dihydrofolate synthase, encoding MPLTSTDAITSALAPYSRFGVRLGLEPIQELLSALGAPQERVPLIHVAGTNGKGSVCAYLDSVLRAAGYRTGRYTSPHLLSWCERICVDGTAIAVDDFLALIRRIEGVLPQLTYQPSQFELVTAAAWLYFAEQRVDIAVIEVGLGGRLDATNVCPPPLVSVITSIGWDHWQRLGNTLGAIAGEKAGILKSHRPAIIGPVPPEAQAVIQTRLEQLQCPAVWPEPAQWSARPGWATWRGIDYPLPLAGEMQLVNSALAIATVQELQQQGWSIAPEAIEMGMGQTRWPGRLQWLSWQGQGLLIDGAHNAPAAAYLRQYVDQLGWPTVTWVVGMLANKDHAGILQQLLRRGDRLWLVPVPAHQSADLDTLAALARQCCPEVAECRCFGSILEALAASPPHAVVCGSLYLIAVVLGVHRNGVLTAL
- the groES gene encoding co-chaperone GroES — translated: MAAVSLSVSTVKPLGDRIFVKVSESEERTAGGILLPDNAREKPQVGEVTAVGPGKLNDDGKRQPMDVKVGDKVLYSKYAGTEVKLAGEDYVLLSEKDILAVVA
- a CDS encoding MORN repeat-containing protein; protein product: MYQQLQNTGITAQILHRLLHVPVKKVAIARKCSEYPVLTNLRCPSLALVRPRAIAPNSLVLALLGLGVLTLPLLPAMAQIAVYEGQRVTGDVTMTLPDGSTYQGELLNGRFNGQGILSMANGNRYEGEFRNGRYHGQGVLTYADGGRYEGGFVDGVFNGKGILELANGQRYEGNFQNGQFHGNGVLTFADGTRYEGKFEAGQYHGMGTLSFGDGTSYTGNFRNGLFDGQGVFTLPDGSRLVATWRNGRREPR
- a CDS encoding carbohydrate ABC transporter permease gives rise to the protein MAARFRTVGLSLLLGLGAVLLLSPLIVVVCTSGWPAGALPSQLLPPQGWTWQSYQSAWAQGHFIRAFANSTLVALAVTACQLFTSALAGYALARLQFRGQQLILVLMLATLVIPFQLLVIPIFLILKAGHLINTYGALILPTAANGFGVFLMRQFFLTLPVALEEAAFLDGASRWQVLWHILLPLSRPALVTLFIFTFIGEWNDLFKPLVFTTKPELVTVQLALANFQEQFTNDWPLMMAAAVIATVPVIVLFALGQRQLIRGIATTGLKS
- a CDS encoding ammonium transporter — translated: MKLRSVSRRWLRLNHPLSCLLYLPLRRTLLVFAGMIGVLSATAALGQDTAASSDIPEAVAVVLNTLWVLFAGVLVFFMNAGFGMLETGFCRAKNAVNLLSKNLIVFALSSISFWSIGFALMFGDGNAFMGLSGFFLLGSDNSPATENYSGVYDALSWAAVPLYAKFFFQLVFAGTAATIVSGAVAERIKFYAFFVFSLLLVGISYPITGHWIWGGGWLQKMGMWDFAGSTVVHSVGGWAALMGAALLGPRLGRYMEDGSVAAIPGHNFAIATLGCLILWLGWFGFNPGSTMTADPLAIAHITVATNMAAAFGGVTATVVSTLYFGKPDLSMIINGILAGLVAITAPCAFVTLESAILIGIIAGIIIVFSVVIVDRLKIDDPVGAISVHLVNGIWGTLAVGLFADGPGKLYEDGPLKGLLWSGDVTQLWHQLVGVLAVGGFTVLFSTAAWLLLKVTMGIRVSPEEEIEGLDIGEHGMEAYAGFLFREEVKGFVDLLKRMSGSGR